A section of the Plutella xylostella chromosome 18, ilPluXylo3.1, whole genome shotgun sequence genome encodes:
- the LOC105386328 gene encoding uncharacterized protein LOC105386328, whose amino-acid sequence MKAFVCVVLLAAAALAAPEGKRDKRGYLSLDHGHLSLDHGLDYHSLHAPLSLSHYPSLSHYDSLSHHDLSYGHGYGHDLYAHGHGLSLLDHAPVLHSSAKIVSVNKVVEVPKVVSVKKVVSVPKVVSVPQIVKVSKLVHEPTLSLSSHNSGWW is encoded by the exons atgaaagCCTTC GTGTGCGTAGTCctgctcgccgccgccgccctggCCGCCCCTGAAGGCAAGCGCGACAAGCGCGGCTACCTATCCCTGGACCACGGCCACCTCTCTCTGGACCACGGACTGGACTACCACTCCCTCCACGCGCCCCTCTCGCTCTCGCACTACCCGTCCCTGTCGCACTACGACAGCCTGAGCCACCACGACCTGTCGTACGGCCACGGCTACGGCCACGACCTGTATGCCCACGGACACGGGCTCAGTCTGCTGGACCACGCTCCCGTCCTGCACTCGTCTGCCAAGATCGTCTCCGTCAACAAAGTCGTTGAGGTCCCTAAG GTGGTGTCAGTCAAGAAAGTAGTGTCAGTCCCTAAGGTGGTCTCTGTTCCTCAGATCGTGAAGGTCTCCAAGCTGGTACATGAGCCCACTCTTAGCCTTTCATCCCACAACTCTGGTTGGTGGTAA